In a single window of the bacterium genome:
- a CDS encoding cold-shock protein, with translation MAVGTVKWFNSEKGYGFITPDSGTKDLFVHYSAIQGDGYKSLNEGQKVEYEETAGQKGPQASNVRVLG, from the coding sequence ATGGCAGTGGGAACGGTCAAGTGGTTCAATTCGGAGAAAGGCTATGGATTCATCACCCCAGATTCCGGCACGAAGGATCTGTTTGTGCATTACAGCGCGATCCAGGGCGACGGGTACAAGTCGCTGAACGAGGGCCAAAAGGTCGAGTACGAAGAGACCGCTGGGCAGAAGGGGCCACAAGCCTCCAACGTCCGGGTGCTCGGGTAG
- a CDS encoding LCP family protein, translated as MPRFHRQLQWFGPVRSWGRRGLNRRGALLLGVLLLTLVATRGGMRAPTPAPSGPSARGTGAPPRSAIPHGSDRFLIVGLTQDLHRTDSIMVVQWDAARQQARILGVPRDTGVVIQGIGYTKLVHAYATGGIGRTRAAVVKLLNIPIAHYFVFSIPAMRHLVDLIGGVPLTVEKRMFYNDREQHLFINLQPGPQVLDGPRAEQYVRFRNDPEGDIGRIRRQQHFVRAALQAVHRPTVWVRLPQIISTARADLGTDLTSEDLLGWAHEVDHLATDAVSAQTIEGHPATQFDAIMRMPLSFWIPDMDDLHAKVRWLLTGVLPPPKP; from the coding sequence ATGCCGAGGTTCCACCGACAACTTCAATGGTTTGGCCCGGTCCGCTCGTGGGGGCGCCGCGGGTTGAACCGCCGTGGAGCGTTGCTCCTTGGCGTCCTGCTGCTCACCCTGGTCGCCACGCGAGGGGGGATGCGGGCGCCGACCCCGGCCCCATCCGGCCCATCGGCCAGGGGCACCGGGGCACCCCCCCGGTCAGCCATCCCGCACGGGAGCGATCGGTTCCTGATCGTGGGACTGACTCAGGATCTGCACCGAACCGACTCCATCATGGTGGTGCAGTGGGATGCGGCACGCCAACAGGCCCGCATCCTCGGCGTCCCCCGCGACACCGGCGTCGTCATTCAAGGGATCGGGTACACGAAGCTCGTCCACGCTTACGCGACGGGCGGCATCGGTCGAACCCGCGCCGCCGTCGTCAAGCTCCTCAACATCCCAATCGCCCATTACTTCGTCTTCAGCATCCCCGCGATGCGCCACCTCGTCGATCTGATCGGCGGGGTCCCGCTCACCGTAGAAAAGCGCATGTTCTACAATGACCGGGAGCAGCATCTCTTCATTAACCTCCAACCCGGACCCCAGGTGCTGGATGGGCCGCGGGCGGAACAGTACGTCAGATTCCGCAACGATCCCGAAGGCGACATCGGGCGCATCCGCCGCCAGCAGCATTTCGTGCGCGCGGCACTTCAGGCGGTCCATCGGCCAACGGTGTGGGTCCGGCTGCCGCAGATCATTTCGACGGCACGTGCCGACCTCGGAACCGACCTGACGAGCGAGGATCTCCTGGGGTGGGCCCATGAGGTCGACCACCTCGCCACGGATGCCGTTTCGGCCCAGACCATCGAGGGCCACCCCGCCACGCAATTCGATGCGATCATGCGGATGCCGCTGAGCTTCTGGATCCCCGATATGGACGACTTGCACGCGAAGGTGCGCTGGCTTCTCACCGGCGTTCTGCCGCCGCCCAAGCCGTAG
- a CDS encoding nucleoside hydrolase encodes MEGPGHSAARRSVILDCDPGHDDALAILLAARHFDVLGVTAVAGNVDVERTTLNARRIVDLTRLPIPVARGCARPLAGEPRHAPEIHGQSGLDGYEFPPPRARLDGRHAVEFLIDTARAHDGVTLIATGPLTNIAEALRRAPDLIQRIREISVMGGSVTLGNVTPVAEFNIWFDPEAADAVFRSGIPLWMCGLNLTRQATVDAPMIEGLAALGTRTGETIAALLRFYLEGVRRSTGAAVAPLHDPCAVAILLEPALISWVPMHVVVEREGEYTRGMTVCDARHVPAFNPTAAIGGSPRGLPPNVRVAEALDVPGFARLLNDALAAFP; translated from the coding sequence GTGGAAGGGCCTGGCCACTCTGCAGCACGACGGTCGGTCATCCTGGATTGTGATCCCGGTCACGACGATGCACTGGCGATCCTGCTCGCGGCGCGGCACTTCGATGTGCTGGGGGTCACGGCGGTTGCCGGGAACGTGGACGTTGAGCGAACGACGCTCAACGCGCGGCGCATCGTTGATCTTACCCGGCTCCCCATCCCGGTGGCCCGTGGGTGCGCACGTCCGCTGGCCGGGGAGCCCAGACACGCCCCCGAGATCCACGGCCAGAGTGGATTGGATGGGTACGAGTTTCCTCCGCCCCGCGCGCGGCTCGACGGACGCCATGCGGTGGAGTTCCTCATCGACACGGCGCGCGCCCACGATGGGGTGACCCTGATCGCCACCGGTCCGCTGACCAATATCGCCGAAGCGCTGCGCCGGGCCCCGGACCTGATCCAGCGAATCCGCGAGATCAGTGTGATGGGGGGGTCCGTCACGCTCGGGAACGTGACCCCGGTCGCCGAGTTCAATATCTGGTTCGATCCGGAAGCGGCGGACGCGGTGTTCCGCAGCGGGATCCCGCTCTGGATGTGCGGGTTGAACCTCACCCGCCAGGCCACGGTCGACGCCCCAATGATCGAAGGCCTCGCCGCTCTCGGGACGCGAACGGGGGAGACCATCGCGGCGCTGCTCCGTTTCTACCTTGAAGGAGTCCGGCGGTCGACCGGAGCGGCTGTGGCCCCCCTGCACGACCCCTGTGCGGTGGCTATTCTGCTGGAACCGGCCCTGATCTCGTGGGTCCCGATGCACGTCGTGGTGGAGCGCGAAGGGGAATACACACGCGGCATGACGGTCTGCGATGCGCGGCACGTCCCCGCATTCAACCCCACGGCCGCGATCGGCGGCTCTCCCCGTGGCCTGCCCCCGAACGTCCGGGTGGCCGAGGCGCTTGACGTGCCGGGGTTTGCCCGGCTGCTCAACGACGCGCTGGCAGCATTTCCCTAA